The Beijerinckiaceae bacterium RH AL1 genome has a segment encoding these proteins:
- the cheY_2 gene encoding chemotaxis regulator transmitting signal to flagellar motor component (ID:RHAL1_03549;~source:Prodigal:2.6), producing the protein MTADTSMPILVVDDYQTMVRIIRNLLKQIGFENVDDAANGEEALRKIREKSYGLIISDWNMEPMTGFQLLQKVREMRGASDIPFIMVTAESKTDNVVAARRAGVSHYIVKPFNAATLKAKIDAIFAAVAA; encoded by the coding sequence ATGACTGCCGATACATCGATGCCGATCCTGGTCGTCGACGATTACCAGACGATGGTTCGCATCATCCGCAATCTTTTGAAGCAAATCGGTTTTGAGAACGTCGACGATGCCGCCAACGGCGAGGAGGCCCTGCGCAAGATCCGCGAGAAGTCCTACGGCCTCATCATCTCGGACTGGAACATGGAGCCGATGACCGGCTTCCAGCTGCTCCAGAAGGTGCGCGAGATGCGCGGCGCGTCGGACATTCCGTTCATCATGGTGACCGCGGAATCGAAGACCGACAACGTTGTCGCCGCCCGCCGCGCCGGCGTGAGCCACTACATCGTCAAGCCGTTTAATGCGGCGACGCTGAAGGCCAAGATCGACGCCATCTTCGCAGCCGTCGCGGCTTAA
- the nadD gene encoding putative nicotinate-nucleotide adenylyltransferase (ID:RHAL1_03555;~source:Prodigal:2.6), with protein MARGQRIGLFGGSFNPPHEGHRAASLIALRRLGLDWVWWLVSPGNPLKDTSGLPSVEARIAAACVAAAHPRIVVSGYEQTLGSPFTCDTVAVLRRRLPDVHFVLLMGADSFATLHLWKRWRLIVDTMPIGVVDRPGSTLRAAQGHAAAALIGRRLDEIDAMRLPTSPPPAYVILHDKRSSLSSTALREGEATNGEDR; from the coding sequence GTGGCCCGCGGCCAGCGCATCGGCCTCTTCGGCGGCAGCTTCAATCCGCCGCACGAGGGGCACCGCGCCGCGAGCCTGATCGCGCTTCGTCGGCTCGGGCTCGATTGGGTGTGGTGGCTCGTCTCGCCCGGCAATCCTTTGAAGGACACGAGCGGCCTGCCGTCCGTCGAGGCGCGCATCGCCGCCGCCTGCGTCGCCGCCGCGCATCCGCGCATTGTCGTCTCGGGCTACGAGCAGACGCTCGGCTCGCCCTTCACCTGCGACACGGTCGCGGTGCTGCGCCGGCGCCTGCCGGACGTGCATTTCGTGCTGCTGATGGGCGCGGATTCCTTCGCAACCCTGCACCTTTGGAAGCGCTGGCGGCTCATCGTCGACACCATGCCGATCGGCGTCGTCGACCGCCCGGGATCGACGCTGCGCGCCGCCCAGGGCCATGCTGCCGCCGCGCTCATCGGCCGTCGGCTCGACGAGATCGACGCCATGCGGCTCCCCACCTCGCCGCCGCCGGCCTACGTGATCCTCCATGACAAGCGCTCGTCGCTATCCTCGACCGCGCTGCGCGAGGGCGAGGCGACGAACGGCGAGGATCGATAG
- the proA gene encoding Gamma-glutamyl phosphate reductase (ID:RHAL1_03554;~source:Prodigal:2.6), giving the protein MEPLKVVAGVDTDLQVVMNALGRDARAAARQLALASDAARSQALRVAAATVRERAADILKANARDVAEARQRGTTPAFIDRLVLDEGRIEAVARGLDAIAALPDPIDRVLDTFKRPNGLVIERVSVPLGVIGIIYESRPAVTADAGALCLKSGNAAILRGGSESFHSASLIHACLVEGLRTAGLPEAAITLVPVRDRAAVGMMLSGLDGAIDIIVPRGGRSLVERVQSEARVPVFAHLEGVNHVYVEKTAQRTKAMAIVRNAKLRRTSVCGAAETLLVDRASPLHRDLVMMMLDAGCEIRGDAATARIDPRVVPATKADWSAEYLDAILAVKLVDGVDEAIAHIERYGTRHTDCIVTESQSAADTFLRVVDSAIVMHNASTQFADGGEFGFGGEIGIATGRLHARGPVGVEQLATFKYRVHGNGQIRP; this is encoded by the coding sequence ATGGAACCGCTGAAAGTCGTCGCCGGCGTCGACACCGACCTGCAGGTGGTGATGAACGCCCTCGGCCGCGACGCGCGTGCCGCGGCGCGCCAGCTCGCGCTCGCGTCGGACGCAGCCCGGTCGCAGGCGCTGCGGGTCGCCGCGGCCACCGTGCGCGAGCGCGCAGCCGACATCCTGAAGGCCAACGCGCGCGACGTCGCCGAGGCGCGCCAGCGCGGCACCACCCCGGCCTTCATCGATCGCCTCGTGCTCGACGAGGGGCGCATCGAGGCCGTGGCCCGCGGCCTCGATGCGATCGCCGCCCTGCCCGACCCCATCGATCGCGTGCTCGACACGTTCAAGCGGCCGAACGGTCTCGTCATCGAGCGCGTCTCCGTGCCGCTCGGCGTCATCGGCATCATCTACGAGAGCCGCCCGGCGGTGACGGCCGATGCCGGCGCGCTTTGCCTCAAGTCCGGCAATGCCGCGATCCTGCGCGGCGGCTCGGAGAGCTTCCATTCCGCCAGCCTGATCCACGCCTGCCTCGTCGAGGGCCTGCGGACGGCCGGCTTGCCGGAGGCGGCGATCACGCTGGTGCCGGTCCGCGACCGTGCCGCCGTCGGCATGATGCTGTCGGGCCTCGACGGCGCCATCGACATCATCGTGCCGCGTGGCGGCCGCAGCCTGGTCGAACGCGTTCAGTCCGAGGCGCGCGTGCCGGTCTTCGCGCATCTCGAAGGCGTCAACCACGTCTACGTCGAGAAAACCGCGCAGCGCACCAAGGCGATGGCGATCGTCCGCAACGCCAAGCTTCGCCGGACCTCGGTCTGCGGCGCCGCCGAGACGCTGCTTGTCGACCGCGCCTCGCCGCTGCACCGCGACCTCGTGATGATGATGCTCGACGCAGGCTGCGAGATCCGCGGCGACGCCGCCACCGCGCGCATCGACCCGCGGGTCGTGCCGGCGACCAAGGCCGACTGGTCCGCCGAGTATCTCGACGCGATCCTCGCCGTGAAGCTCGTCGACGGCGTCGACGAGGCGATCGCCCATATCGAGCGCTACGGCACCCGCCACACCGACTGCATCGTCACCGAGAGCCAAAGCGCTGCCGATACGTTCCTGCGCGTGGTCGACAGCGCGATCGTGATGCACAACGCCTCCACTCAGTTCGCCGACGGCGGCGAGTTCGGCTTCGGCGGCGAGATCGGCATCGCGACGGGTCGCCTCCACGCGCGCGGCCCTGTCGGCGTCGAGCAGCTCGCCACCTTCAAGTACCGAGTGCACGGCAACGGCCAGATCCGACCCTGA
- the gltD gene encoding Glutamate synthase [NADPH] small chain (ID:RHAL1_03552;~source:Prodigal:2.6), producing the protein MGKVTGFLEIDRRDRRYLPAADRIRNYKEFMIPLSEEAVRDQGARCMDCGIPYCHNGCPVNNQIPDFNDLVYRGEWEEASRNLHSTNNFPEFTGRICPAPCEASCTLNLTEQPVTIKSIECSIVDRAFANGWVKPEVFGRRTGKTVAVIGSGPAGLACAQQLARAGHEVHVYEKHAKPGGLLRYGIPDFKMEKHLIDRRVSQMEAEGVKFHCNVHVGNDVSPDGLVANYDAVVLAGGAEKPRDLPIPGRDLHGIHFAMDFLPQQNRRVSQEAFQSNDPILATGKHVVVIGGGDTGSDCIGTSIRQGALSVVQLEVMPEPPVKENKLLTWPDWPLKLRTSSSQEEGANRDFAVMTKEFHGTPEGNVKKLRCVRVDGKMNEIEGSDFELRADLVLLAMGFVSPVSEGLLAGLGVALDKRGNVVADQRAYASSVDKVFACGDMRRGQSLVVWAIREGRQAAHAVDKALMGETVLPR; encoded by the coding sequence ATGGGCAAGGTCACGGGCTTCCTCGAGATCGATCGTCGCGACCGGCGCTACCTGCCGGCGGCCGACCGCATCCGCAACTATAAGGAGTTCATGATCCCGCTGTCCGAGGAGGCGGTGCGCGACCAGGGCGCCCGCTGCATGGATTGCGGCATCCCCTACTGTCACAACGGCTGTCCGGTGAACAACCAGATCCCGGACTTCAATGACCTCGTCTACCGCGGCGAATGGGAGGAGGCCTCGCGCAACCTCCACTCGACCAACAACTTCCCCGAGTTCACCGGCCGTATCTGCCCGGCGCCCTGCGAAGCATCCTGCACGCTGAACCTCACCGAGCAGCCGGTGACCATCAAGTCGATCGAGTGCTCGATCGTCGATCGCGCCTTCGCCAACGGCTGGGTCAAGCCCGAGGTGTTCGGCCGCAGGACGGGGAAGACGGTCGCGGTCATCGGCTCGGGCCCGGCCGGCCTCGCCTGCGCGCAGCAGCTCGCGCGCGCCGGGCATGAGGTTCACGTCTACGAGAAGCACGCCAAGCCCGGCGGCCTGCTGCGCTACGGCATCCCCGACTTCAAGATGGAGAAGCACCTCATCGACCGTCGGGTCAGCCAGATGGAAGCCGAGGGCGTGAAGTTCCACTGCAACGTCCATGTCGGCAATGACGTGAGCCCCGACGGGCTCGTCGCCAACTACGACGCCGTCGTGCTCGCCGGCGGCGCCGAGAAGCCGCGCGACCTGCCGATCCCCGGCCGCGACCTGCACGGCATTCACTTCGCGATGGACTTCCTGCCCCAGCAGAACCGCCGGGTCAGCCAGGAGGCCTTCCAGTCGAACGACCCGATCCTGGCGACCGGCAAGCACGTCGTCGTCATCGGCGGCGGCGACACGGGCTCGGACTGCATCGGCACCTCGATCCGCCAGGGCGCGCTTTCCGTCGTGCAGCTCGAGGTGATGCCGGAGCCGCCGGTGAAGGAGAACAAGCTTCTGACCTGGCCGGACTGGCCGTTGAAGCTGCGCACCTCGTCCTCACAGGAGGAGGGCGCCAATCGCGACTTCGCGGTCATGACCAAGGAGTTCCACGGGACTCCCGAGGGCAACGTCAAGAAGCTGCGCTGCGTCCGCGTCGACGGCAAGATGAACGAGATCGAGGGCTCGGACTTCGAGCTGCGCGCCGACCTCGTGCTGCTGGCGATGGGCTTTGTCTCGCCGGTCTCGGAGGGGCTGCTCGCCGGCCTCGGCGTCGCCTTGGACAAGCGCGGCAACGTCGTCGCCGACCAGCGGGCTTACGCCTCCTCCGTCGACAAGGTGTTCGCCTGCGGCGACATGCGGCGCGGCCAGTCGCTCGTGGTCTGGGCGATCCGCGAGGGCCGCCAGGCCGCGCATGCCGTCGACAAGGCGCTGATGGGCGAAACCGTCCTGCCGCGCTAG
- the ribF gene encoding Riboflavin kinase / FMN adenylyltransferase (ID:RHAL1_03550;~source:Prodigal:2.6): MQGPPASPTPASPATRFDLADNAPARRFVVAIDPEKPPVGLEHPVLAIGNFDGIHRGHKAVIARAKARADALGCPCAAVTFEPHPSDHFGGPGTIFRLTTADDKARLLETLGIDGMVLLTFDKAMAMMPAETFVEDILVRRLGARAVVAGYDFHFGKARTGTPAYLEDAGRRHGFDVEIVPKVESDGDGPIVVASSTATRLALEAGDIARATALLGHPYAITGVVGGGQKLGRTLGFPTANLVADPSCRLRHGIYAVRATLDGTTYDGVASWGRRPTVEVDGLPLLEVFLFDFSGDLYGRTMQVDFVAFLRGEAKFDSLEAMIAQMHADVDDAMAALAADRPA, translated from the coding sequence TTGCAGGGTCCGCCCGCTTCGCCGACCCCTGCTTCCCCAGCCACCCGGTTCGATTTGGCCGACAACGCACCAGCGCGGCGCTTCGTCGTCGCCATCGATCCCGAAAAGCCGCCGGTGGGGCTCGAGCATCCTGTGCTCGCGATCGGCAACTTCGACGGCATCCATCGCGGCCACAAGGCGGTCATCGCCCGCGCCAAGGCGCGGGCCGACGCGCTTGGATGCCCGTGCGCGGCCGTCACCTTCGAGCCGCATCCGAGCGACCATTTCGGCGGCCCCGGCACGATCTTCCGGCTCACCACCGCAGACGACAAGGCGCGCCTCCTCGAGACGCTCGGCATCGACGGGATGGTGCTGCTTACCTTCGACAAGGCGATGGCGATGATGCCGGCCGAGACCTTCGTCGAGGACATCCTCGTCCGCCGGCTCGGCGCCCGCGCGGTCGTCGCCGGCTACGACTTCCACTTCGGCAAGGCGCGCACCGGCACGCCGGCGTATCTCGAAGACGCGGGCCGGCGCCACGGCTTCGATGTCGAGATCGTGCCGAAGGTGGAGTCTGACGGCGACGGCCCGATCGTCGTGGCCTCCTCGACGGCAACGCGGCTGGCCCTCGAGGCGGGTGACATCGCGCGGGCCACGGCGCTGCTCGGCCACCCCTATGCGATCACCGGCGTCGTCGGCGGCGGCCAGAAGCTCGGCCGCACGCTCGGCTTCCCGACGGCGAACCTCGTCGCCGACCCAAGCTGTCGCCTGCGGCACGGCATCTATGCGGTGCGCGCGACGCTCGACGGCACGACCTACGACGGGGTGGCGAGCTGGGGCCGCCGACCGACCGTCGAGGTCGACGGCCTGCCGCTGCTCGAGGTCTTCCTGTTCGATTTCTCCGGCGACCTTTACGGCCGCACCATGCAGGTCGACTTCGTCGCCTTCCTGCGCGGCGAGGCGAAGTTCGACTCGCTCGAGGCGATGATCGCGCAGATGCACGCCGACGTCGACGACGCGATGGCGGCACTCGCCGCCGACCGGCCCGCGTAG
- a CDS encoding hypothetical protein (ID:RHAL1_03556;~conserved protein of unknown function;~source:Prodigal:2.6) gives MPYLQLDTPFTHSVDAKRHLAKRLGEIYSVEMASNVNRLTVAIRELGEGGCWRCGDGEPYPAGILMCDIRIGRSAEKREALAWKLVAACQEILGFTKDNLNLEFTQHAGDEMFHTRYGGLSDEWREGEPDAFDTLAPSPDR, from the coding sequence ATGCCGTACCTGCAGCTCGATACCCCGTTCACACATTCCGTCGATGCGAAGCGCCATCTCGCCAAGCGCCTCGGCGAGATCTACTCGGTCGAGATGGCGTCGAACGTGAACCGCCTGACCGTCGCCATCCGCGAGCTCGGCGAGGGCGGCTGCTGGCGCTGCGGCGACGGCGAGCCCTACCCCGCCGGCATCCTGATGTGCGACATCCGCATCGGCCGCAGCGCGGAAAAGCGCGAGGCGCTGGCCTGGAAGCTCGTCGCGGCCTGCCAGGAGATCCTTGGCTTCACCAAGGACAACCTCAATCTCGAGTTCACGCAGCACGCCGGCGACGAGATGTTCCACACCCGCTACGGCGGCCTCAGCGACGAGTGGCGTGAGGGCGAGCCCGATGCGTTCGACACGCTGGCACCGTCACCGGATAGGTAG
- the ohrR gene encoding Organic hydroperoxide resistance transcriptional regulator (ID:RHAL1_03551;~source:Prodigal:2.6), with product MDQLAADDTVLDDPLDLDNQLCFALYAAAHAIKKAYRPLLEGLGLTYPQYLIMIVLWRTDALKVSEIGERLNLDSGTLTPVLKRLEASGLVQRKRRLRDEREVEISLTPEGAALRERALGVRCEIVRQLQMTEREIAKLRGELDAVITTLGGAE from the coding sequence ATGGACCAGTTGGCGGCCGACGACACTGTGCTCGACGATCCGCTCGATCTCGACAACCAGCTTTGCTTCGCGCTGTATGCCGCGGCGCATGCGATCAAGAAGGCCTACCGCCCTCTCCTCGAGGGGCTCGGCCTGACCTATCCGCAATACCTCATCATGATCGTGCTGTGGCGCACCGATGCGCTCAAGGTGAGCGAGATCGGCGAGCGCCTGAACCTCGACTCGGGCACTCTCACGCCGGTCCTCAAGCGGCTCGAGGCCTCGGGTCTCGTGCAGCGCAAGCGCCGGCTCCGGGACGAGCGCGAGGTCGAGATCTCGCTCACGCCCGAGGGCGCGGCCCTGCGCGAGCGGGCGCTCGGCGTCCGCTGCGAGATCGTGCGCCAGCTGCAGATGACCGAGCGGGAGATCGCCAAGCTGCGCGGCGAGCTCGACGCCGTGATCACGACGCTCGGCGGCGCCGAGTAG
- the gltB gene encoding glutamate synthase, large subunit (ID:RHAL1_03553;~source:Prodigal:2.6), whose translation MKVQGSLEHTWINDDGRAEPRGKIAASPKARAPHDPAVRRDIVYRDPGVPEAQGLYDPSKEHDSCGVGFIANMHNEASHEIVEKGLQILLNLDHRGAVGADPKAGDGCGMLLQIPHEFFAEKAERLGFKLPAPGEYAIGVMFIPKDAGAAEDIKAIVEETIAAEGFRLLGWRDVPVDPSKLGESVKPTEPITRQLFIGRGPTHTDQDVFERRLFILRKQMSNAVFACKDPRFAGYYNVSMSSRTIVYKGLLLAGQLGDYFADLREPGMKTALALVHQRFSTNTFPSWQLAHPYRYVAHNGEINTLRGNVNWMAARQASVSSDLFGEDIEKLWPISYEGQSDTACFDNALEFLVMGGYSLTHAMMMLIPEAWAGNPLMDEDRKRFYEYHASMMEPWDGPAAVAFTDGRQIGATLDRNGLRPARYLVTKDGLVVMASEAGVLPIPEEDIVQKWRLQPGKMLLVDLEKGCIISDADIKKEIAALHPYKKWVDRTQLQLEELNSVEARVTRGDVSLIDRQQAFGYTQEDLNLLMAPMAVTGAEATGSMGTDTPISAISSKSKLLYTYFQQNFAQVTNPPIDPIREELVMSLVSFIGPRPNILDHKGNSKKKRLEVRQPILTNEDLEKIRSIGTMEDSFDTKTLDMTYASQSGAEGMAAALDRLCTRADQAVSGGYNIIILSDRLVGADRIPIPALLATAAVHHHLIRTGLRTSVGLVVETGEAREVHHFALLAGYGAEAINPYLAFETLASMGKAFPESINTEKAIAQYIKAIGKGLLKVMSKMGISTYQSYCGAQIFDAVGLADDFVKQYFTGTASRIGGVGLAEVARESASRHRDAFGDSPIYKSALDVGGNYQVRVRGEAHSWTAQSVSLLQHAVRSEQGANALEKYRAYAKLLNEQDDQLLTIRGLFRIKTAEEDGRQPVPLDEVEPAVAIVKRFATGAMSFGSISREAHTTLAIAMNRIGGKSNTGEGGEESDRFKPLPNGDSMRSAIKQVASGRFGVTAEYLVNADMLQIKMAQGAKPGEGGQLPGHKVDAVIAKVRHSTPGVGLISPPPHHDIYSIEDLAQLIYDLKNVNPAAAVSVKLVSEIGVGTVAAGVSKGRADHVTISGFEGGTGASPLTSIKYAGSPWEIGLAETHQTLVLNRLRSRIAVQVDGGLRTGRDVVVGALLGADEFGFATAPLIAAGCIMMRKCHLNTCPVGVATQDPVLRKRFVGTPEHVINFFFFVAEEVRELMAAMGYRKVDEMIGQMQMLDRAKVVEHWKAKGLDFSKLFMKPQATEGDSIFHSQFQDHKLEKVLDRRLIEKAMPAIERGEKVVIEDRIVNVDRTTGAMLSGKIALAHGETGLPDDTIIVKLTGTAGQSFGAFLAKGVTLELEGEANDYVAKGLSGGRIVVRPHPGSGIVPEKSIIVGNTALYGATDGETYFRGVAGERFGVRNSGAVSVVEGTGDHCLEYMTGGVVVVLGETGRNVAAGMSGGVAYIYDPDDTLESRSNMAMVELEPIVDDEHEHEAMYHQTREAFAQGKLKIVGDLTKFDAARLRHLVEKHVAYTGSTLGQGLLDDWRVSQAKFKKVMPVEYRQAMEKLATTEAQVLETVGA comes from the coding sequence ATGAAGGTTCAAGGCTCGCTCGAGCACACGTGGATCAACGACGACGGCCGCGCGGAACCGCGCGGCAAGATCGCGGCCTCGCCGAAAGCGCGCGCGCCCCATGATCCGGCCGTGCGCCGCGACATCGTCTATCGCGATCCCGGCGTGCCGGAAGCCCAGGGGCTCTACGACCCGTCGAAGGAGCACGATTCCTGCGGCGTCGGCTTCATCGCCAACATGCACAACGAAGCCTCGCACGAGATCGTCGAGAAGGGTCTGCAGATCCTGCTCAACCTCGATCATCGCGGCGCCGTCGGCGCCGATCCGAAGGCCGGCGACGGCTGCGGCATGCTGCTGCAGATCCCGCACGAGTTCTTCGCCGAGAAGGCGGAGCGTCTCGGCTTCAAGCTGCCTGCGCCGGGCGAGTACGCCATCGGCGTGATGTTCATCCCGAAGGACGCCGGCGCCGCCGAGGACATCAAGGCCATCGTCGAGGAGACGATCGCCGCCGAGGGCTTCCGCCTGCTCGGCTGGCGCGACGTGCCGGTCGATCCCTCGAAGCTCGGCGAGAGTGTCAAGCCGACCGAGCCGATCACCCGGCAGCTGTTCATCGGCCGCGGCCCGACCCACACCGACCAGGACGTCTTCGAGCGCCGGCTGTTCATCCTGCGCAAGCAGATGTCGAACGCCGTCTTCGCCTGCAAGGACCCGCGCTTTGCCGGCTACTACAACGTGTCGATGTCGTCGCGGACGATCGTCTACAAGGGGCTGCTGCTCGCCGGCCAGCTCGGCGACTATTTCGCCGATCTGCGCGAGCCCGGGATGAAGACCGCGCTGGCGCTCGTCCATCAGCGGTTCTCGACCAACACCTTCCCGTCCTGGCAGCTCGCGCATCCCTATCGCTACGTCGCGCACAACGGCGAGATCAACACGCTGCGCGGCAACGTGAACTGGATGGCGGCGCGCCAGGCCTCGGTCTCGTCCGACCTCTTCGGCGAGGACATCGAGAAGCTGTGGCCGATCTCCTACGAGGGGCAGTCGGACACCGCCTGCTTCGACAACGCGCTCGAGTTCCTGGTGATGGGCGGCTACTCGCTGACCCACGCGATGATGATGCTCATCCCCGAGGCGTGGGCCGGCAACCCGCTGATGGACGAGGATCGCAAGCGCTTCTACGAGTACCACGCCTCGATGATGGAGCCGTGGGACGGCCCCGCCGCCGTCGCCTTTACCGACGGCCGCCAGATCGGCGCGACGCTCGACCGCAACGGCCTGCGGCCGGCGCGCTACCTCGTCACCAAGGACGGCCTCGTCGTCATGGCGTCGGAGGCCGGCGTGCTGCCGATCCCCGAGGAGGACATCGTCCAGAAGTGGCGCCTGCAGCCGGGCAAGATGCTGCTCGTCGACCTCGAGAAGGGCTGCATCATTTCCGATGCCGACATCAAGAAGGAGATCGCGGCGCTCCACCCCTACAAGAAGTGGGTCGACCGCACGCAGCTGCAGCTCGAGGAGCTGAACAGCGTCGAGGCGCGCGTCACGCGCGGCGACGTCTCGCTGATCGATCGCCAGCAGGCCTTCGGCTACACGCAGGAGGACCTGAACCTCCTCATGGCCCCGATGGCGGTGACCGGCGCCGAGGCGACGGGCTCGATGGGCACGGACACGCCGATCTCGGCGATCTCGTCGAAGTCGAAGCTGCTCTACACCTACTTCCAGCAGAACTTCGCGCAGGTGACGAACCCGCCGATCGACCCGATCCGCGAGGAGCTCGTAATGAGCCTCGTGTCGTTCATCGGGCCGCGGCCGAACATCCTCGATCACAAGGGCAACTCGAAGAAGAAGCGGCTCGAGGTCCGCCAGCCGATCCTGACCAACGAGGATCTCGAGAAGATCCGCTCGATCGGGACGATGGAGGATTCCTTCGACACCAAGACGCTCGACATGACCTACGCCTCGCAGTCGGGCGCGGAAGGCATGGCGGCGGCGCTCGATCGCCTCTGCACGCGCGCCGACCAGGCGGTCTCGGGCGGCTACAACATCATCATCCTGTCGGATCGCCTCGTCGGTGCCGACCGCATTCCGATCCCGGCGCTGCTGGCGACGGCGGCGGTGCATCATCACCTGATCCGCACCGGCCTGCGCACGTCGGTCGGTCTCGTCGTCGAGACCGGCGAGGCGCGCGAGGTGCATCACTTCGCGCTGCTCGCCGGCTACGGCGCCGAGGCGATCAACCCGTACCTCGCCTTCGAGACGCTGGCCTCGATGGGCAAGGCGTTCCCGGAGTCGATCAACACCGAGAAGGCGATCGCGCAGTACATCAAGGCGATCGGCAAGGGCCTGCTCAAGGTCATGTCCAAGATGGGCATCTCGACCTACCAGTCCTATTGCGGCGCGCAGATCTTCGACGCCGTCGGCCTCGCCGACGACTTCGTGAAGCAGTACTTCACCGGCACCGCGAGCCGCATCGGCGGCGTCGGCCTCGCCGAGGTCGCGCGGGAAAGCGCGTCGCGCCACCGCGACGCGTTCGGCGACTCGCCGATCTACAAGTCGGCGCTCGACGTCGGCGGCAACTACCAGGTGCGCGTGCGCGGCGAGGCGCATTCGTGGACGGCGCAGTCGGTGTCGCTGCTGCAGCATGCCGTGCGCAGCGAGCAGGGCGCCAACGCGCTCGAGAAGTATCGCGCCTACGCCAAGCTCCTCAACGAGCAGGACGACCAGCTGCTGACAATCCGCGGGCTGTTCCGGATCAAGACCGCCGAGGAGGATGGGCGCCAGCCCGTGCCGCTCGACGAGGTCGAGCCCGCGGTCGCCATCGTGAAGCGCTTCGCGACCGGCGCGATGAGCTTCGGCTCGATCTCGCGCGAGGCGCACACGACGCTGGCGATCGCCATGAACCGCATCGGCGGCAAGTCGAACACCGGCGAGGGCGGCGAGGAGTCCGACCGCTTCAAGCCGCTGCCGAACGGCGATTCCATGCGCTCGGCGATCAAGCAGGTCGCCTCGGGCCGCTTCGGCGTCACGGCGGAGTATCTTGTCAACGCCGACATGCTGCAGATCAAGATGGCGCAGGGCGCGAAGCCCGGCGAGGGCGGCCAGCTGCCCGGCCACAAGGTCGATGCGGTGATCGCCAAGGTCCGGCACTCGACGCCGGGCGTCGGCCTGATCTCGCCGCCGCCGCACCACGACATCTACTCGATCGAGGATCTGGCGCAGCTCATCTACGACCTGAAGAACGTGAACCCCGCCGCGGCGGTCTCCGTGAAGCTCGTCTCAGAGATCGGCGTCGGCACCGTCGCCGCGGGCGTCTCCAAGGGGCGCGCCGACCACGTCACGATCTCCGGCTTCGAGGGCGGGACCGGCGCCTCGCCGCTGACCTCGATCAAGTATGCCGGCAGCCCGTGGGAGATCGGGCTTGCCGAGACGCACCAGACGTTGGTGCTCAACCGGTTGCGCTCGCGCATCGCGGTGCAGGTCGACGGCGGCCTGCGCACCGGCCGCGACGTCGTCGTCGGCGCGCTGCTCGGGGCCGACGAGTTCGGCTTCGCCACCGCGCCGCTGATCGCCGCCGGCTGCATCATGATGCGCAAGTGCCACCTGAACACCTGCCCGGTCGGCGTCGCGACGCAGGATCCTGTGCTGCGCAAGCGCTTCGTCGGCACGCCCGAGCACGTCATCAACTTCTTCTTCTTTGTCGCGGAGGAAGTGCGCGAGCTGATGGCCGCGATGGGCTACCGCAAGGTCGACGAGATGATCGGCCAGATGCAGATGCTCGACCGTGCCAAGGTCGTCGAGCACTGGAAGGCCAAGGGCCTCGACTTCTCGAAGCTGTTCATGAAGCCGCAGGCGACCGAGGGCGACTCGATCTTCCATTCGCAGTTCCAGGACCACAAGCTCGAGAAGGTGCTCGACCGCCGGCTGATCGAGAAGGCCATGCCGGCGATCGAGCGCGGCGAGAAGGTCGTGATCGAGGACAGGATCGTCAACGTCGACCGCACGACCGGCGCGATGCTGTCCGGCAAGATCGCGCTCGCGCATGGCGAGACGGGGCTGCCCGACGACACGATCATCGTCAAGCTGACCGGCACCGCCGGGCAGAGCTTCGGCGCGTTCCTCGCCAAGGGCGTGACGCTCGAGCTCGAGGGCGAGGCGAACGACTACGTCGCCAAGGGCCTGTCGGGCGGCCGCATCGTGGTGCGCCCGCATCCCGGCTCCGGCATCGTGCCGGAGAAGTCGATCATCGTGGGCAACACCGCGCTCTATGGTGCCACCGACGGCGAGACCTACTTCCGCGGCGTCGCCGGCGAGCGCTTCGGCGTGCGCAACTCGGGCGCCGTCTCGGTGGTCGAGGGCACCGGCGACCATTGCCTCGAGTACATGACCGGCGGCGTCGTCGTCGTGCTCGGCGAGACCGGCCGCAACGTCGCGGCCGGCATGTCGGGCGGCGTCGCCTACATCTACGACCCCGACGACACGCTCGAGAGCCGCTCGAACATGGCGATGGTCGAGCTCGAGCCGATCGTCGACGACGAGCACGAGCACGAGGCGATGTATCACCAGACGCGTGAGGCCTTCGCGCAGGGCAAGCTGAAGATCGTCGGCGACCTGACAAAGTTCGACGCCGCGCGGCTGCGTCATCTCGTCGAGAAGCACGTCGCCTATACCGGCTCGACGCTCGGGCAGGGCCTGCTCGACGATTGGCGTGTCTCGCAGGCGAAGTTCAAGAAGGTGATGCCGGTCGAGTATCGCCAGGCGATGGAAAAGCTCGCCACGACCGAGGCGCAGGTCCTGGAGACGGTCGGCGCCTAA